GGGCTGCTTGGCGCGGTGCCGAAGCTCGGCTCCTCGCTCGAAGGCGAGACCACTCGGCTTGCCGAGATCCCGGGCCTCGTGCCGAGCCTCAAGACACGCATCCAGGGCTGCGTCTTCGCCGGACGCTGCCCGCTTGTCACCGATCTCTGCCGCGCGGTCGCGCCGGGCCTCGAGGCCAAGGCGCCGAACCACGTCGTCGCCTGCCATTACGCCGCCAAGGAGGCGGTGGCCGCATGAGCCAGCCCATCCTCGAGGTCAATGATCTCAAGAAGCACTTTCCGCTCACTGGCGGCTTCTTCGGCCAGGTGACCGGCCAGGTCTATGCGGTCGATGGCGTCTCCTTCTCCATCGAGAAGGGCGAGACCCTGTCACTGGTGGGTGAATCCGGCTGCGGCAAATCGACCGTCGGCAAGGCGATCCTGCGCCTGTTCTCACTGACCTCAGGCCAGGTCGTGCTCGACGGCCAGCGCATCGACGACCTCTCCGCGGGCAAGCTCAGGCCGTTGCGCCGCCGGGTCCAGGTCGTGTTCCAGGACCCGTTCTCCTCCCTCAATCCGCGCATGCGGGTGCGCGATATTCTCGCCGAGCCGATCATCAATTTCGGCCTCGCCAAGACCCGCGCCGAGATCGACGAGCGCATCGCGCTTCTGATGGACAAGGTGCGCCTGCCGCGCGATGCGGTGAATTGCTGGCCGCACGAGTTCTCCGGTGGCCAGCGCCAGCGCATCGGCATTGCCCGCGCGCTCGCCGCCGAGCCGGACCTGATCATATGCGACGAGGCGGTCTCGGCGCTCGACGTCTCGGTCAAGGCGCAGATCGTCAACCTCCTGCAGGACCTGCAGAAGGAACTGGGCCTGGCGCTGCTGTTCATCAGCCACGACCTCGCGATCGTCGAGCACATGACCCACCGCGTCGCGGTCATGTATCTCGGCAAGATCGTCGAGGTGGCCTCCCGGCGCGAGATCTTCGCCAATCCGAAGCACCCCTACACGATCGCCCTTTTGTCGGCGGTGCCGGTGCCCGATCCCGGCAAGGCGCGCGACCGCGTGATCCTCAAGGGTGATGTGCCGAGCCCGATCAACCCGCCCAAGGGCTGCCGATTCCACACCCGCTGCCCCATGGCCTTCGACCGCTGCCGCGTCGACGAACCCCAGCTCCGCCTCGCCGCCGACGGCCATTATGCGGCCTGCCATCTCCATGATCCCGACAAGGCGCCCGGTGCTCACGCGTGAGTGCCGCTCGCCAGTCGCGGCGAAACGGCGCATGCCATCTGGCGGTTCGCGAAAAATGCCTTATTTGTGAAGTCGAGTAAGCTCTCCGGGGCGATTCAAGGACGCGGCCCCGCTTCCATGTTCCCGCCCCCCGAAAGACGGCGACCATGAACAACGCTTTCGACATCTACACGATCATTTTCCTCGCCCTGGCGGTGTTCATCTTTTTCCGGCTGCGCAGTGTGCTGGGAACGAAGACCGGCTCCGAGCAGGACCCGTTCCGCCCGCGTGACGGCCGCGATGCCGGTCCTGGCCCGAATGGCCCGGGTCCGCAGGGCCCAGGCGAGGTCATCCCCATGCCGCAGCGCGATCAGGCCCCGGTGCCCATGCCGCTTGAGCCGGCAGCGCCGCGCTTCGGCAATCTGGCGGCCCCCGGCTCGCCCGTGGCGCGTGGCCTCGAGGCGATCATTGCGCGCGACCCCGCCTTTGACCCCGCAGGCTTCGTCGGCGGTGCCAAGGCGGCCTATGAGATGATCGTGCTGGCCTTCGCGTCAGGCGACCGCAAGACCTTGCGCGATCTGCTCGCCAAGGATGTGTTCGACGGTTTCGAGCAGGCCATCAAGGACCGCGAGACCCGCGGCGACATGGTCGAGACGCGTTTCGTCGGCATCGAACACGCCGAACTCACCGATGCGCAGCTGCGCGGCGATCAGGCCCAGCTGACGCTG
This region of Phreatobacter aquaticus genomic DNA includes:
- a CDS encoding ABC transporter ATP-binding protein, with translation MSQPILEVNDLKKHFPLTGGFFGQVTGQVYAVDGVSFSIEKGETLSLVGESGCGKSTVGKAILRLFSLTSGQVVLDGQRIDDLSAGKLRPLRRRVQVVFQDPFSSLNPRMRVRDILAEPIINFGLAKTRAEIDERIALLMDKVRLPRDAVNCWPHEFSGGQRQRIGIARALAAEPDLIICDEAVSALDVSVKAQIVNLLQDLQKELGLALLFISHDLAIVEHMTHRVAVMYLGKIVEVASRREIFANPKHPYTIALLSAVPVPDPGKARDRVILKGDVPSPINPPKGCRFHTRCPMAFDRCRVDEPQLRLAADGHYAACHLHDPDKAPGAHA
- a CDS encoding Tim44/TimA family putative adaptor protein, with product MNNAFDIYTIIFLALAVFIFFRLRSVLGTKTGSEQDPFRPRDGRDAGPGPNGPGPQGPGEVIPMPQRDQAPVPMPLEPAAPRFGNLAAPGSPVARGLEAIIARDPAFDPAGFVGGAKAAYEMIVLAFASGDRKTLRDLLAKDVFDGFEQAIKDRETRGDMVETRFVGIEHAELTDAQLRGDQAQLTLKFVSQLITATRDKAGVVVDGSPDRVADVTDVWTFARNVTDRDPNWRLIATEAGS